The following coding sequences lie in one Silene latifolia isolate original U9 population chromosome 5, ASM4854445v1, whole genome shotgun sequence genomic window:
- the LOC141655436 gene encoding protein FAR1-RELATED SEQUENCE 5-like, with the protein MTEVHKQFVTKVKVLKLGGVKAYRGWKELCGGYDNIGATEVDFKNFVRDIKTYIGNFDAQMFVENLIGKKDTCSSFYFDFIVDENKCLAGVFWADPIYIKYYMLFGEVLSADATYGINKCDMVFVPFTGVDHHKRCITFRAGLIGDESIECYTWLYKTFLEAMGGCQPRIIITDKDKSMKSVVPEVFKESTHRLCMWHIMKKLREKVTYQLFQDEDFKTRLNRLLNRCVWNNQLEPDEFEEQWGKILTDYQLVEHEWFSDLYDLREQWIPAYFKDVSMSGLMRVTSSSESENSFFDRFLTPHLTLVEFWVCNESALEAQRHKQSKLNSDNKHSEIPRKTKSNLEVHASEIYSHNIFKDF; encoded by the coding sequence ATGACAGAGGTACATAAACAATTTGTCACAAAGGTAAAGGTGCTAAAACTAGGTGGTGTGAAAGCCTATAGAGGTTGGAAGGAGCTGTGTGGAGGTTACGACAACATTGGTGCTACTGAGGTTGATTTCAAAAACTTTGTCAGGGATATAAAAACCTACATTGGTAATTTTGATGCGCAAATGTTTGTTGAGAATCTTATTGGGAAAAAAGACACATGCagttcattttactttgattttatagTAGATGAAAACAAGTGCCTGGCTGGAGTGTTTTGGGCAGATCCGATCTACATAAAGTACTACATGCTGTTCGGTGAGGTGTTATCAGCAGATGCTACATATGGAATAAACAAGTGTGATATGGTGTTTGTGCCTTTCACAGGAGTTGATCACCACAAAAGGTGCATAACCTTTCGAGCTGGGTTGATAGGTGATGAAAGTATTGAGTGTTACACATGGCTGTACAAGACATTTTTGGAAGCAATGGGCGGGTGCCAGCCGAGAATTATAATTACTGATAAGGACAAATCAATGAAGTCGGTAGTCCCGGAAGTGTTTAAGGAGTCAACACACAGACTGTGCATGTGGCACATAATGAAGAAACTAAGAGAAAAAGTCACTTATCAACTATTTCAAGATGAGGATTTTAAGACCAGGCTCAATAGGTTGCTCAAtaggtgtgtttggaacaaccaacTTGAGCCTGATGAATTCGAAGAACAATGGGGGAAGATATTGACTGATTATCAACTTGTAGAACACGAGTGGTTTTCAGATTTGTACGATCTCAGGGAACAGTGGATCCCTGCCTATTTTAAAGATGTTTCAATGTCTGGCTTGATGAGAGTTACTTCTAGCTCTGAGAGTGAAAACAGTTTCTTTGACAGGTTCCTCACACCTCATTTGACCCTTGTTGAGTTTTGGGTGTGCAATGAGAGTGCCTTGGAAGCACAAAGACACAAGCAGTCCAAGTTGAACAGTGACAACAAACACTCTGAAATCCCACGGAAAACAAAGTCAAACCTTGAAGTCCATGCTTCTGAAATATACTCGCACAACATTTTTAAAGACTTCTAA